One Lepidochelys kempii isolate rLepKem1 chromosome 12, rLepKem1.hap2, whole genome shotgun sequence genomic region harbors:
- the CDK10 gene encoding cyclin-dependent kinase 10 isoform X2 has protein sequence MDKEKDGIPISSLREITLLLKLRHPNIVELKEVVVGNHLESIFLVMGYCEQDLASLLENMQTPFSEAQVKCIILQVLKGLQYLHENFIIHRDLKVSNLLMTDKGCVKIADFGLARAHGVPLKPMTPKVVTLWYRAPELLLGTTTQTTGVDMWAVGCILAELLAHKPLLPGSSEIHQIDLIVQLLGTPNENIWPGFSKLSLVSQYTLRKQPYNNLKHKFPWLSEAGLRLLNFLFMYDPKKRATAGDCLESSYFKEKPLPCEPELMPTFPHHRNKRAAPVSAGAESQGKRSKP, from the exons ATGGACAAGGAGAAAGATG GAATCCCCATCAGCAGCCTGCGGGAGATCACCCTGCTTCTGAAGCTTCGGCACCCCAATATCGTGGAGTTGAAGGAGGTTGTTGTGGGGAACCATCTGGAGAG TATTTTCCTGGTGATGGGTTACTGTGAACAGGATCTCGCCAGCCTTCTTGAGAACATGCAGACGCCCTTTTCTGAGGCTCAG GTGAAGTGTATCATCTTACAAGTACTCAAGGGCCTTCAGTATCTTCATGAGAACTTCATCATCCATAG GGATCTGAAAGTGTCTAATCTGCTCATGACCGATAAAGGCTGCGTGAAGATAG CGGATTTTGGGCTGGCTCGTGCTCACGGTGTGCCACTAAAACCAATGACCCCTAAAGTCGTCACTCTCTG GTACCGggccccagagctgctgctgggaaCGACGACCCAGACCACGGGCGTAGATATGTG GGCAGTGGGATGTATCCTCGCGGAATTGCTGGCCCACAAGCCGTTACTCCCAGGCAGCTCGGAGATTCACCAGATTGACCTGATAGTGCAGCTGCTGGGGACACCCAATGAAAACATCTGGCCA GGCTTTTCCAAGCTGTCCCTAGTGAGCCAGTACACCCTGCGGAAGCAGCCTTACAACAACCTCAAGCACAAGTTCCCATGGCTGTCGGAGGCTGGGCTTCGCCTGCTCAACTTCCTCTTCATGTATGACCCCAAGAAGAG GGCGACAGCGGGAGACTGTCTGGAGAGTTCCTACTTCAAAGAAAAGCCCTTGC cctgTGAACCGGAGCTCATGCCCACCTTCCCCCACCACCGCAACAAGCGAGCTGCTCCCGTCAGCGCCGGGGCGGAGAGCCAGGGCAAGCGCAGCAAGCCCTGA
- the CDK10 gene encoding cyclin-dependent kinase 10 isoform X1, with product MAEDACPGQEPEVLRLKRLRGGGFFPVPPGDRLGRCRSVKEFEKLNRIGEGTYGIVYRARDTQTDEIVALKKVRMDKEKDGIPISSLREITLLLKLRHPNIVELKEVVVGNHLESIFLVMGYCEQDLASLLENMQTPFSEAQVKCIILQVLKGLQYLHENFIIHRDLKVSNLLMTDKGCVKIADFGLARAHGVPLKPMTPKVVTLWYRAPELLLGTTTQTTGVDMWAVGCILAELLAHKPLLPGSSEIHQIDLIVQLLGTPNENIWPGFSKLSLVSQYTLRKQPYNNLKHKFPWLSEAGLRLLNFLFMYDPKKRATAGDCLESSYFKEKPLPCEPELMPTFPHHRNKRAAPVSAGAESQGKRSKP from the exons ATGGCGGAGGACGCTTGCCCCGGGCAGGAGCCAGAAGTGCTGCGACTGAAGCGCCTGCGCGGTGGGGGCTTCTTCCCGGTGCCCCCTGGGGACAGG CTGGGAAGGTGTCGGAGTGTGAAGGAGTTTGAGAAGCTGAATCGAATTGGGGAAGGGACCTATGGCATCGTGT ACCGTGCTCGAGATACCCAGACGGATGAGATTGTGGCACTAAAGAAGGTGCGGATGGACAAGGAGAAAGATG GAATCCCCATCAGCAGCCTGCGGGAGATCACCCTGCTTCTGAAGCTTCGGCACCCCAATATCGTGGAGTTGAAGGAGGTTGTTGTGGGGAACCATCTGGAGAG TATTTTCCTGGTGATGGGTTACTGTGAACAGGATCTCGCCAGCCTTCTTGAGAACATGCAGACGCCCTTTTCTGAGGCTCAG GTGAAGTGTATCATCTTACAAGTACTCAAGGGCCTTCAGTATCTTCATGAGAACTTCATCATCCATAG GGATCTGAAAGTGTCTAATCTGCTCATGACCGATAAAGGCTGCGTGAAGATAG CGGATTTTGGGCTGGCTCGTGCTCACGGTGTGCCACTAAAACCAATGACCCCTAAAGTCGTCACTCTCTG GTACCGggccccagagctgctgctgggaaCGACGACCCAGACCACGGGCGTAGATATGTG GGCAGTGGGATGTATCCTCGCGGAATTGCTGGCCCACAAGCCGTTACTCCCAGGCAGCTCGGAGATTCACCAGATTGACCTGATAGTGCAGCTGCTGGGGACACCCAATGAAAACATCTGGCCA GGCTTTTCCAAGCTGTCCCTAGTGAGCCAGTACACCCTGCGGAAGCAGCCTTACAACAACCTCAAGCACAAGTTCCCATGGCTGTCGGAGGCTGGGCTTCGCCTGCTCAACTTCCTCTTCATGTATGACCCCAAGAAGAG GGCGACAGCGGGAGACTGTCTGGAGAGTTCCTACTTCAAAGAAAAGCCCTTGC cctgTGAACCGGAGCTCATGCCCACCTTCCCCCACCACCGCAACAAGCGAGCTGCTCCCGTCAGCGCCGGGGCGGAGAGCCAGGGCAAGCGCAGCAAGCCCTGA